One window of the Pseudomonas lurida genome contains the following:
- the flgJ gene encoding flagellar assembly peptidoglycan hydrolase FlgJ, translated as MAMDMRKSGISSTADSGSYSDLNRLNQLKVGDDKNSEGNMRKVAQEFESLFLSEMLKSMRSATEALGKDNPMNTPAAKQYQEMYDQQLAVSMSREGGGIGLADVLMRQMQKNKPVEAQAATLQGPAAAEPVKKVDVPTEIAAGTQAQGPLGRSNGQRPLWAYRVAEPQAGAAASHSNDMELMNQRRIALPSKLTDRLLAGIVPNAPVAIDAKSAPLRNSAADDNVVNSTARTFAVPSGRMQVYGRAVAQPPLAPAKKAFSSQDEFVATMLPMAKAAAARIGVDPKYLVAQAALETGWGKSVMRAEDGSSSHNLFGIKAGQSWQGGQARAITSEFRDGAMVKETAQFRSYNSYQDSFHDLVTLLQSNDRYKEVVKSADNPEQFVRELQKAGYATDPDYASKISQIAKTMNSYQNYAAAGATTHL; from the coding sequence ATGGCCATGGATATGCGCAAGAGCGGCATCAGCAGCACGGCGGACTCGGGGTCTTACTCCGACTTGAACCGGCTTAACCAGCTCAAGGTCGGCGACGACAAGAACAGCGAAGGCAACATGCGCAAGGTGGCGCAGGAGTTTGAGTCGCTGTTTTTGAGCGAGATGCTCAAGTCCATGCGTTCGGCCACCGAAGCGTTGGGTAAAGACAACCCGATGAACACGCCAGCGGCCAAGCAGTACCAGGAAATGTACGACCAGCAACTGGCCGTCTCGATGTCGCGCGAGGGCGGTGGTATCGGCCTGGCCGATGTGCTGATGCGCCAGATGCAGAAGAACAAACCGGTGGAGGCCCAGGCCGCTACCCTGCAAGGCCCGGCGGCGGCCGAGCCGGTGAAGAAGGTTGATGTGCCGACGGAAATTGCGGCAGGCACCCAGGCGCAAGGGCCGCTGGGCCGCTCCAATGGTCAGCGCCCGTTGTGGGCTTATCGCGTGGCGGAGCCACAGGCCGGCGCTGCAGCGTCTCACAGCAATGACATGGAGCTGATGAATCAGCGCCGCATTGCCTTGCCAAGCAAGCTGACGGATCGCCTGCTCGCCGGCATCGTGCCGAACGCGCCGGTCGCGATCGATGCCAAAAGCGCGCCGCTGCGTAACAGTGCGGCCGACGACAACGTGGTCAACAGCACCGCACGCACGTTTGCCGTGCCGAGCGGGCGCATGCAGGTCTACGGCCGTGCCGTGGCCCAGCCGCCGTTGGCGCCGGCGAAGAAGGCCTTCAGCTCGCAGGATGAATTTGTCGCCACCATGTTGCCGATGGCCAAGGCGGCCGCCGCGCGCATTGGTGTCGATCCGAAATACCTGGTGGCCCAGGCCGCCCTGGAAACCGGTTGGGGTAAATCGGTGATGCGCGCCGAAGATGGCAGCAGCAGCCACAACCTGTTCGGCATCAAGGCCGGCCAGAGTTGGCAGGGCGGCCAGGCCCGCGCAATCACCAGTGAGTTCCGTGACGGCGCGATGGTCAAGGAAACGGCGCAGTTCCGTTCCTACAACTCGTACCAGGACAGCTTCCATGACCTGGTGACATTGCTGCAAAGCAATGATCGCTATAAAGAAGTTGTGAAGTCGGCCGACAACCCGGAACAGTTTGTGCGCGAGTTGCAAAAAGCCGGGTACGCAACCGATCCGGACTACGCCAGCAAGATTTCGCAGATCGCAAAAACGATGAACAGTTACCAGAACTACGCTGCCGCGGGCGCAACCACACATTTATAA
- the flgG gene encoding flagellar basal-body rod protein FlgG: MLPALWVAKTGLSAQDTNLTTISNNLANVSTTGFKRDRAEFQDLLYQIKKQPGAQSTQDSELPSGLQLGTGVQIVGTQKNFSAGNLQQTGQPLDMAINGRGFFQILQPDGTTSYTRDGTFHLDSNGQIVTANGFALEPAVVVPADAKTFTVGNDGTVSITVAGNPASQVIGNLQTADFINPAGLQAMGNNLFLETASSGAPQIGTPGLNGFGTTLQSTLETSNVSTVEEMVNMITTQRAYEMNSKVISTADQMLSFVTQNL; this comes from the coding sequence ATGCTTCCGGCTCTATGGGTTGCCAAAACAGGTCTGTCCGCCCAGGACACGAACCTGACCACCATTTCCAACAACTTGGCCAACGTGTCGACCACGGGCTTCAAACGCGACCGTGCCGAGTTCCAGGACTTGCTCTATCAGATCAAGAAGCAGCCAGGTGCCCAGTCGACCCAGGACAGCGAACTGCCGTCGGGCCTGCAATTGGGTACCGGTGTGCAGATCGTCGGCACCCAGAAGAACTTCAGCGCCGGTAACCTGCAGCAGACCGGCCAGCCGCTGGACATGGCCATCAACGGCCGTGGTTTCTTCCAGATCCTGCAACCGGACGGCACCACGTCCTACACCCGTGACGGTACTTTCCACCTGGATTCCAACGGCCAGATCGTGACCGCCAACGGTTTCGCCCTGGAGCCGGCTGTTGTCGTTCCAGCAGATGCCAAGACCTTCACCGTCGGCAACGACGGCACCGTGTCCATCACCGTTGCCGGCAACCCGGCGTCGCAGGTGATCGGCAACCTGCAAACCGCCGACTTCATCAACCCGGCCGGCCTGCAGGCCATGGGTAACAACCTGTTCCTGGAAACCGCCTCCAGCGGCGCGCCACAAATCGGCACCCCTGGCTTGAACGGTTTCGGCACCACGCTGCAAAGCACCCTGGAAACGTCCAACGTGAGCACCGTTGAGGAGATGGTCAACATGATCACCACCCAGCGCGCCTACGAGATGAACTCCAAGGTGATTTCCACCGCCGACCAGATGCTTTCGTTCGTAACGCAGAATCTGTAA
- a CDS encoding flagellar hook-associated protein 3: MRISTAQYFETSSAKYSDNYSSVVKAQNQASTGVRVETASDDPVAAARLLMLQQQKDMLGQFNGNITSLKNSLTNEESVLGSINDALQAASTLALQAGGSLSDADRKSIAGQVAALEDQVLGLLNSKDSSGNYLFSGSKTSTPPYSRNSDGTYTYQGDETPLSLQVSDTLKVSAGDTGKSIMGGAVNSGRTQSTWIVPPIVPPATAPVPNDNKVSLSAGLVTSGTDYTKKFAEGQPYKLTFTSSTQYKVSDKDGNDITSEIPGNGTFDSTKEGASTVSLRGVNFDINLDLKGVAPGPDSDALVKDRSFSLAAKPDTFSVSRTPSNTSTAQLNNATVSDQAAYSSTFPANSGAVIKFTSGTAYEVYAQPYTADSKAIATGDTGGGTTVTAAGVTFDISGTPQNGDQFAVAASTQKTQNALDTLSQLRQALEQPVDGNPAAMLKLKDVLSSSVANLANSRAQVDNVRGSIGARGAALDIQASENNSIGLANTSTMSDLGNIDTAQAAINLTLQQTMLQASQLAFVKISQLSLFSKM; encoded by the coding sequence ATGCGCATTTCCACAGCACAATACTTCGAAACCAGTTCCGCCAAGTATTCGGATAACTACTCAAGCGTCGTGAAGGCCCAGAATCAGGCCAGCACCGGTGTGCGCGTAGAGACCGCCTCCGATGACCCGGTCGCGGCAGCGCGCCTGTTGATGCTGCAACAGCAGAAAGACATGCTGGGCCAGTTCAACGGCAACATCACCAGCTTGAAGAACTCGCTGACCAACGAAGAAAGCGTGTTGGGTTCGATCAACGACGCACTACAAGCCGCCAGTACCCTGGCCCTCCAGGCGGGTGGCTCGCTCAGTGATGCCGACCGCAAATCTATTGCCGGTCAGGTCGCGGCCTTGGAAGACCAGGTGCTGGGCCTGCTCAACAGCAAGGATTCGTCGGGTAACTACCTGTTTTCCGGTTCCAAGACGTCGACGCCGCCTTACAGTCGCAACAGTGACGGGACCTACACCTATCAGGGCGATGAGACTCCGTTGAGCCTGCAGGTCTCAGACACGTTGAAGGTCAGTGCTGGCGATACCGGCAAGAGCATCATGGGCGGGGCAGTCAACTCGGGCCGTACCCAATCGACATGGATCGTACCGCCGATCGTGCCGCCGGCAACGGCGCCGGTGCCCAATGACAACAAGGTCTCGTTGTCGGCCGGCCTGGTGACGTCGGGCACCGACTACACCAAGAAGTTCGCGGAAGGCCAGCCTTACAAGCTGACCTTTACTAGCAGCACCCAGTACAAGGTGTCTGATAAAGACGGCAACGATATCACTTCGGAAATTCCGGGTAACGGCACGTTTGATTCCACTAAGGAAGGCGCTTCCACGGTGAGCCTGCGGGGCGTGAACTTTGACATCAATCTCGATCTCAAGGGGGTTGCCCCGGGACCTGACTCCGATGCGTTGGTCAAGGACCGTTCGTTCAGCCTAGCCGCCAAACCCGACACTTTCAGTGTCTCGCGTACGCCGAGTAACACGTCCACAGCACAGTTGAATAATGCGACCGTGAGCGATCAGGCGGCGTATTCCAGTACCTTCCCTGCCAACAGTGGCGCGGTGATCAAGTTCACCTCCGGCACTGCGTATGAGGTGTATGCCCAACCGTACACGGCTGACAGCAAGGCCATTGCCACGGGCGACACCGGTGGCGGAACGACGGTGACTGCCGCCGGTGTGACTTTTGATATCAGCGGTACGCCACAAAACGGCGATCAGTTTGCGGTGGCTGCCAGTACGCAAAAGACCCAGAACGCGCTGGATACTTTGAGCCAGCTGCGCCAGGCGCTGGAGCAGCCAGTCGATGGAAACCCGGCGGCGATGCTCAAGTTGAAGGATGTCCTGAGCTCGTCGGTGGCCAATCTGGCCAACTCCCGTGCCCAGGTTGACAATGTGCGTGGCTCCATTGGCGCGCGCGGCGCAGCGCTGGACATCCAGGCCAGTGAAAACAACAGCATCGGCCTGGCCAATACCAGCACCATGAGTGACTTGGGCAACATCGACACGGCCCAGGCCGCGATCAACCTGACCTTGCAGCAAACCATGCTGCAGGCCTCGCAACTGGCCTTCGTGAAAATCTCGCAGTTGAGCCTGTTCAGCAAGATGTAA
- a CDS encoding ketoacyl-ACP synthase III: MIGIKSIASYVPADGIDNYAQGAKFAKDEEFIIGKIGSAFLPRKEAAQETSDLCVEAVNALFANNPDLKRESIDALIVVTQNGDEEGLPHTAAIVQDKLGLPTHVAAFDISLGCSGYVYGIYAMKGFMEAAGLKNGLLITADPYSKIVDPEDRNTTMLFGDAATATWMGEDAPWLLGKSKFGTDGSGAPHLKVSDGVFFMNGRQVFNFALLKVPAHLHELLNESDLKADDIDAFCIHQGSAAIVDAVARRFEDAPVDKFIKDMVETGNTVSSSIPLLLEKHVMDATWKRVAISGFGVGLSWGSAILYRP, encoded by the coding sequence ATGATTGGCATAAAAAGCATCGCCAGTTACGTGCCGGCAGACGGGATCGATAACTACGCCCAGGGTGCCAAATTCGCCAAGGATGAAGAGTTCATCATTGGCAAGATCGGTTCCGCGTTCCTGCCGCGCAAGGAAGCTGCACAGGAAACCTCCGATCTGTGTGTCGAGGCGGTCAACGCTTTGTTTGCCAACAACCCGGACCTGAAGCGCGAGTCCATCGATGCGCTTATCGTTGTCACCCAGAACGGTGATGAAGAAGGCCTGCCGCACACGGCCGCCATCGTCCAGGACAAGCTCGGCCTGCCGACCCATGTGGCGGCCTTTGATATTTCCTTGGGCTGCTCCGGCTACGTCTACGGCATCTACGCGATGAAGGGCTTCATGGAAGCCGCCGGCCTGAAAAACGGCCTGTTGATCACCGCCGACCCGTATTCGAAGATCGTCGACCCGGAAGACCGCAACACCACCATGCTGTTCGGCGATGCGGCCACCGCCACCTGGATGGGCGAAGACGCCCCGTGGTTGCTGGGCAAGTCCAAATTCGGCACCGACGGTTCAGGCGCACCGCACCTGAAGGTCAGCGACGGCGTGTTCTTCATGAACGGCCGCCAGGTGTTCAACTTCGCCTTGCTCAAGGTGCCGGCGCATTTGCACGAGCTGCTCAATGAGTCGGACCTCAAGGCTGACGACATCGATGCCTTCTGCATTCACCAGGGCAGTGCGGCAATTGTCGACGCGGTAGCACGCCGCTTTGAAGATGCGCCGGTGGACAAGTTCATCAAGGACATGGTCGAGACCGGCAACACCGTGTCGTCGAGCATTCCGTTGCTGCTGGAAAAGCATGTGATGGACGCCACCTGGAAGCGCGTGGCCATCAGCGGGTTTGGTGTGGGCCTGTCGTGGGGCTCGGCGATTCTCTATCGTCCCTGA
- the flgH gene encoding flagellar basal body L-ring protein FlgH → MNRYVSVLALSGIAVLAGCVAPTPKPNDPYYAPVLPRTPLPAAANNGSIYQAGFEQNLYSDRKAFRVGDIITITLNEKTQASKNANSQIGKTSKAGIGLTSLFGAVPNTNNPLGSGDLSLDAGYSGDRATNGKSAAGQGNSLTGSITVTVADVLPNGIIAVRGEKWMTLNTGDELVRIAGMVRADDISTDNTVPSTRIADARITYSGTGSFADASQPGWFDRFFLSPLFPF, encoded by the coding sequence ATGAATCGCTATGTTTCTGTTCTGGCATTGAGTGGGATTGCCGTGCTCGCGGGCTGTGTCGCCCCGACGCCAAAACCCAATGACCCGTACTACGCGCCGGTGTTGCCACGCACGCCGTTGCCGGCGGCCGCCAACAATGGCTCGATCTACCAGGCCGGTTTCGAGCAGAACCTGTACAGCGACCGCAAGGCGTTCCGGGTCGGTGACATCATCACCATCACCCTGAACGAGAAGACCCAGGCCAGCAAGAACGCCAACTCGCAGATCGGCAAGACCAGCAAGGCCGGCATTGGCCTGACCTCGTTGTTTGGCGCCGTACCGAACACCAATAACCCATTGGGCAGTGGCGACCTGAGCCTGGACGCCGGCTACAGCGGCGACCGTGCCACCAATGGCAAGAGCGCGGCGGGGCAGGGCAACAGCCTGACGGGTTCGATTACCGTGACCGTGGCCGATGTACTGCCCAACGGCATCATCGCCGTACGCGGTGAAAAGTGGATGACGCTCAACACTGGTGACGAGCTGGTGCGTATTGCCGGCATGGTCCGCGCCGATGACATCTCCACCGACAACACCGTGCCGTCGACGCGGATTGCCGATGCGCGCATTACCTATTCGGGTACAGGTTCGTTTGCTGATGCGAGTCAGCCGGGCTGGTTCGACCGTTTCTTCCTTAGCCCGCTGTTCCCTTTCTAG
- a CDS encoding flagellar basal body P-ring protein FlgI, with product MAAALLLSLSAVAQAERLKDIASISGVRSNQLIGYGLVVGLNGTGDQTTQTPFTLQTFNNMLSQFGIKVPAGSGNVQLKNVAAVSISADLPAFSKPGQVVDITVSSIGNSKSLRGGTLLMTPLKGIDGNVYAIAQGNLVVGGFDAEGRDGSKITVNVPSAGRIPGGATVERTVPSGFNQGNSLTLNLNRSDFTTAKRVVDKINDMLGPGVAQAIDGGSIRVTAPLDPSQRVDYLSILENLEVDPGQAVAKVIINSRTGTIVIGQNVKVSPAAVTHGSLTVTITEDPIVSQPGPLSNGQTAVVPRSRVNAQQEAKPMFKFGPGTTLDEIVRAVNQVGAAPGDLMAILEALKQAGALQADLIVI from the coding sequence ATGGCGGCCGCACTCCTGCTTTCCTTGAGCGCTGTCGCCCAGGCCGAACGCCTGAAGGACATCGCCAGCATCTCCGGCGTGCGTTCCAACCAGTTGATCGGCTACGGCCTGGTGGTAGGGCTCAACGGCACGGGTGACCAGACCACCCAGACCCCGTTCACCCTGCAGACCTTCAACAACATGCTGTCGCAGTTCGGCATCAAGGTGCCGGCCGGTTCGGGCAACGTGCAGCTCAAAAACGTCGCGGCCGTGTCCATCAGTGCCGACTTGCCGGCGTTTTCCAAGCCGGGGCAGGTGGTGGATATCACCGTGTCGTCCATCGGTAATTCGAAAAGCCTGCGCGGCGGCACCTTGCTGATGACGCCTCTGAAGGGTATCGACGGCAACGTCTATGCCATCGCCCAGGGCAACCTGGTCGTGGGCGGGTTCGATGCCGAGGGGCGCGACGGTTCGAAGATCACCGTCAACGTGCCGTCGGCCGGTCGTATCCCTGGCGGCGCCACGGTTGAACGCACCGTGCCGAGTGGTTTCAACCAGGGCAACAGCCTTACCCTGAACCTCAACCGCTCCGACTTCACCACTGCCAAGCGTGTGGTCGACAAGATCAACGACATGCTCGGCCCTGGCGTGGCCCAGGCCATCGACGGCGGCTCGATCCGTGTGACGGCGCCGCTGGACCCCAGCCAGCGTGTCGACTATTTGTCGATCCTGGAAAACCTTGAGGTCGACCCGGGCCAGGCCGTCGCCAAAGTCATCATCAACTCGCGTACCGGTACCATCGTGATCGGCCAGAACGTCAAGGTGTCGCCAGCGGCCGTGACCCACGGCAGCCTGACCGTGACCATCACCGAAGACCCGATCGTCAGCCAGCCTGGGCCGTTGTCCAACGGCCAGACGGCGGTAGTGCCGCGTTCGCGTGTCAATGCCCAGCAAGAAGCCAAGCCGATGTTCAAGTTCGGCCCTGGCACCACCCTGGATGAGATTGTCCGTGCGGTGAACCAGGTGGGCGCAGCGCCCGGCGACTTGATGGCGATCCTCGAAGCGCTGAAACAGGCCGGCGCCTTGCAAGCCGACCTGATCGTGATCTGA
- a CDS encoding flagellin N-terminal helical domain-containing protein, which produces MALTVNTNIASITTQNGLGKAASSLQTSMQRLSTGLSINSAKDNAAGLQISNRLTSQINGLGQAVKNANDGISIAQTAEGAMQASTDILQKMRTLALSSATGSLSDADRTSNQEEYQALTSELTRISQTTTFGGQKLLDGSYGTKSIQVGANANETINLSLDNVAANNIGSQQIKSVAVAPSTTGVGAGAIGVTGNGQSKSIAVTAGDSAKTIASNLNGAVGGLSATASTEAQFVVGAAAKTAPATFTMTVGGQATTFTGVTDTASLADQLKSNAAKLGISVNYDESKGALSVKSDSGENLVFSASTDAGSITVNTRDGSGNFAAAGVALADGLIATGAVNLDSSKGYALNGAGVTGLFAATGTAAASTKTSVAQTDVTSAFNAQSAIAVIDKAIGGIDSVRSGLGAVQNRLTTTVDNLTNIQKNSTAARSTVQDTDFAAETAELTKQQTLQSAATAILSQANQLPSAVLKLLQ; this is translated from the coding sequence ATGGCTTTAACAGTAAACACCAACATTGCTTCCATCACTACCCAGAACGGCCTTGGCAAAGCGGCCAGCTCGCTGCAAACCTCCATGCAGCGTCTGTCCACTGGTCTGAGCATCAACAGCGCTAAAGACAACGCCGCCGGCCTGCAGATCTCCAACCGCCTGACCAGCCAAATCAACGGCCTGGGTCAAGCTGTAAAGAACGCCAACGATGGTATCTCCATCGCGCAAACCGCTGAAGGCGCAATGCAGGCTTCGACCGACATTCTGCAAAAGATGCGTACCCTGGCTCTGTCCTCGGCTACCGGTTCCCTGAGCGACGCCGACCGTACTTCCAACCAGGAAGAATACCAGGCTCTGACTTCGGAACTGACCCGTATCTCCCAGACCACCACTTTCGGTGGCCAGAAGCTGCTGGACGGTTCGTACGGTACCAAGTCGATCCAAGTCGGCGCCAACGCCAACGAAACCATCAACCTGTCCCTGGACAACGTTGCTGCCAACAACATCGGTTCCCAGCAGATCAAGAGCGTTGCAGTTGCTCCTAGCACCACGGGTGTAGGCGCAGGTGCCATCGGCGTGACCGGCAACGGCCAGAGCAAGAGCATTGCAGTAACTGCCGGCGACTCGGCTAAAACCATCGCCAGCAACCTGAACGGCGCAGTGGGTGGCCTGAGCGCTACCGCTAGCACTGAAGCTCAGTTCGTGGTTGGCGCTGCTGCCAAGACTGCTCCTGCTACCTTCACCATGACCGTTGGTGGCCAAGCCACTACGTTCACTGGCGTTACCGATACCGCCAGCCTGGCAGACCAACTGAAGTCCAACGCTGCCAAGCTGGGCATCAGCGTTAACTACGATGAATCCAAAGGCGCTCTGTCGGTTAAGTCCGATTCTGGCGAAAACCTGGTGTTCAGCGCTTCGACCGACGCCGGCTCGATCACTGTCAACACCCGTGACGGCAGCGGCAACTTCGCAGCGGCTGGCGTTGCCCTCGCTGACGGCCTGATCGCCACCGGCGCTGTAAACCTGGACTCGTCCAAAGGCTACGCTCTGAACGGCGCTGGTGTAACTGGCCTGTTCGCAGCTACCGGTACTGCCGCTGCTTCGACCAAGACCTCTGTTGCTCAAACCGACGTGACCAGTGCCTTCAACGCACAGTCCGCCATCGCTGTAATCGACAAAGCCATCGGCGGCATCGACAGCGTACGTTCGGGCCTGGGTGCTGTTCAGAACCGTCTGACCACTACCGTAGACAACCTGACCAACATTCAGAAGAACTCCACCGCTGCACGTTCGACTGTACAGGACACCGACTTCGCTGCTGAAACAGCTGAGCTGACCAAGCAACAAACTCTGCAGTCGGCTGCTACTGCGATCCTGTCGCAAGCCAACCAACTGCCATCCGCTGTACTGAAGCTGCTTCAGTAA
- a CDS encoding flagellar basal body rod protein FlgF yields the protein MDKYLYVAMTGASQNALAQKAHANNLANISTNGFQRDLEQARSMPVFGDSFPARAFAMTERPATDFTPGAMIETGRDLDVAVNGNGWMAVQTPDGSEAYVRSASMNVDALGVLRAGNGMPIMGNGGPIAVPPQQKIEVGADGTISIRAMGEGPRVMAEVDRIKLVQPDLKNMNKGLDGTIHTKDGQPAQADANVTLTSGFLQASNVNAVEEMTAVLALSKQFELHIKMMNSAKEDDQAMTRVMQMS from the coding sequence GTGGACAAGTACCTTTATGTGGCAATGACCGGCGCCAGCCAGAATGCGCTGGCGCAGAAGGCCCATGCCAACAACCTGGCGAACATCTCCACCAATGGTTTCCAGCGTGACCTGGAACAGGCACGTTCGATGCCGGTGTTCGGTGACAGCTTTCCGGCGCGGGCGTTTGCCATGACCGAGCGCCCAGCCACCGACTTCACCCCGGGGGCCATGATCGAGACCGGTCGTGACCTGGACGTGGCCGTCAACGGTAATGGCTGGATGGCCGTGCAGACCCCGGACGGCAGCGAAGCCTACGTGCGCAGCGCCAGCATGAACGTCGACGCATTGGGTGTGCTGCGGGCCGGCAACGGCATGCCGATCATGGGCAACGGTGGCCCGATCGCCGTGCCGCCCCAGCAGAAAATTGAAGTAGGTGCTGACGGCACCATCAGCATCCGCGCCATGGGCGAAGGCCCGCGGGTCATGGCTGAAGTGGACCGCATCAAGCTGGTCCAGCCAGACCTCAAGAACATGAATAAAGGCTTGGACGGCACCATCCATACCAAGGATGGCCAGCCGGCCCAGGCCGACGCGAACGTCACGCTGACGTCTGGCTTCCTGCAGGCGAGCAACGTCAATGCCGTGGAAGAAATGACCGCGGTGCTGGCGCTTTCCAAACAGTTCGAGCTGCACATCAAGATGATGAACAGCGCCAAGGAAGACGATCAGGCCATGACACGCGTCATGCAGATGAGCTGA
- the flgK gene encoding flagellar hook-associated protein FlgK: protein MSLLSIGMSGLNASQGSLSVLSNNIANANTSGYSRQQTTQNASASNPYGGVFIGSGTTLADVRRVYNEFLDAAYQNSTALNNDAKAYSSQASAIDKTLSDKTTGMSSVLSAFFAAVQTSAANPSDVSARQVLLTSAQTLSNRFNSISTQLNQQKESINGQLKTMSDQVNQLTSSIASLNKQITQAQGSSNSAPANLLDARNEAVRSLNELVGVTAVEKNGVFSVSTGTGQSLVLGDQSNSISAVPSASDPSQYTIQLNAGGGTSVDLGNVLSGGSIGGLLRYRSDALMPAINDLGRIAIVTADAVNSQLGQGLDLNGDFGSSLFKDINSAAAIAQRSVGSGNNSTGSGNLNVSISDTSKLTTYDYKVTFTSGNNYTVMRSDGKSMGAFDTTTTPPPVIDGFTLALDGKGPMAAGDSFKVSPTANGATSIGTDLKDANKIAFAGPLLGEGSKTNEGTGTFTPPTLTLPIDIHGGADTAQLRTGIEHSMPVKMVFGKPATDGTQTYTVNDAQGNPIGTGSIIPGQSNNITINVPMRDANGALVVPAKSFKFDTTVGGAPADGDSTTFSFNASGKSDNRNAQALLDLQTKATVGLADGSGGGVSLVAANSRLVSTVGAKAASAITDTTATGALLKANQDARNSVSQVNLDEEAGDMIKFQQYYTASSQIIKAAQETFSTLINSL, encoded by the coding sequence ATGAGTTTGCTCAGTATCGGGATGTCAGGGCTTAACGCCTCTCAAGGATCGTTGTCGGTCTTGAGTAACAACATTGCCAACGCCAATACCTCGGGATACTCGCGCCAGCAGACCACCCAGAATGCGAGTGCGTCGAACCCCTATGGCGGCGTGTTCATCGGCAGCGGCACGACCCTGGCTGACGTGCGCCGGGTCTATAACGAGTTCCTCGATGCGGCCTACCAGAACAGTACCGCGCTGAATAATGACGCCAAGGCCTATTCGAGCCAGGCCAGTGCCATCGACAAGACCCTGTCGGACAAGACCACCGGTATGTCCTCGGTGCTCAGTGCGTTCTTTGCTGCCGTGCAGACCTCTGCGGCCAACCCCAGCGATGTGTCCGCGCGCCAGGTGCTGCTGACCAGTGCCCAGACCTTGAGCAACCGCTTCAACTCGATCTCGACCCAGCTGAACCAGCAGAAAGAGTCGATCAATGGTCAACTCAAGACCATGAGTGATCAGGTCAACCAGTTGACGTCCTCGATTGCCTCGCTCAACAAGCAGATCACCCAGGCGCAGGGCTCCAGCAACAGTGCTCCGGCCAACCTGCTGGATGCGCGCAACGAGGCGGTGCGCTCGCTGAACGAATTGGTTGGCGTCACTGCTGTCGAGAAGAACGGTGTGTTCAGCGTCAGTACCGGCACTGGCCAGTCCTTGGTGCTGGGTGACCAATCCAACAGTATTTCGGCCGTGCCGAGCGCGAGCGACCCGAGCCAGTACACCATCCAGCTCAATGCGGGCGGCGGCACCTCGGTGGACCTGGGTAACGTACTCAGTGGCGGCAGCATCGGTGGCTTGTTGCGTTATCGCAGCGATGCCTTGATGCCGGCCATCAATGACCTGGGGCGTATCGCGATCGTCACTGCGGACGCGGTCAACAGCCAGTTGGGCCAAGGCCTGGACCTGAACGGTGACTTTGGTTCGTCGTTGTTCAAGGACATCAACAGCGCCGCGGCCATTGCGCAGCGTAGCGTGGGCTCGGGGAACAACAGCACCGGTTCCGGCAACTTGAACGTGTCCATCAGCGACACCAGCAAGCTGACGACCTACGACTATAAAGTCACTTTCACCAGCGGCAACAACTACACGGTGATGCGTTCCGACGGCAAGTCCATGGGGGCGTTCGACACCACGACCACGCCGCCGCCGGTGATTGACGGGTTCACCCTGGCCTTGGACGGCAAGGGGCCGATGGCGGCAGGTGACAGCTTCAAAGTCAGCCCTACTGCCAATGGCGCGACCAGCATTGGCACCGATTTGAAGGACGCCAATAAGATCGCGTTCGCCGGGCCGTTGCTGGGTGAGGGCAGCAAGACCAACGAGGGCACCGGCACCTTTACGCCGCCGACGCTGACCTTGCCTATCGATATTCATGGCGGCGCCGACACCGCTCAACTGCGCACCGGGATTGAACACTCGATGCCGGTGAAGATGGTGTTTGGCAAGCCGGCGACCGACGGCACCCAGACCTATACGGTCAACGATGCGCAGGGCAACCCGATTGGCACCGGCAGTATCATTCCGGGCCAAAGCAACAACATCACCATCAACGTGCCAATGCGTGACGCCAACGGTGCGTTGGTCGTACCTGCCAAGAGCTTCAAGTTCGACACCACTGTCGGCGGTGCGCCCGCCGATGGCGACAGCACGACCTTTTCCTTCAATGCTTCGGGCAAGTCGGATAACCGGAATGCCCAGGCATTGCTCGACCTGCAGACCAAGGCGACCGTCGGCCTGGCGGATGGCAGCGGTGGCGGTGTGAGCCTGGTGGCGGCCAACAGCCGGCTGGTGTCGACCGTGGGTGCCAAGGCCGCTTCGGCCATTACCGACACCACCGCCACGGGCGCATTGCTCAAGGCCAACCAGGACGCACGCAACTCGGTATCCCAGGTCAACCTGGATGAAGAGGCGGGCGACATGATCAAGTTCCAGCAGTACTACACCGCGTCGTCGCAGATCATCAAGGCTGCGCAAGAAACCTTCAGTACGCTGATCAATAGTCTTTAA